TAACTTCAAGGAGGAAGCGGTGAAGACTGAAACCCTCCAGAACAGTGTAACTGCCACCGGTACCATCGAGGCAGTGACCTCAGTAACCGTGGGTACACAGGTGAGCGGTATCGTGAACAAACTCTATGTGGATTACAACTCTCAGGTAAAGAAGGGACAGGTAATCGCAGAGCTCGACAAGACCAACCTGCTGAGCGAGCTCAATACGGCTAAGGCAAATCTCGCCAGCGCCACCAGCAACCTCAGCTATCAGGCAGCCAACATGAATCGCTACCAAACGCTTTACAAGAAGGGACTCGTAAGTGCCGATGAATACGAGAACGCTCTCCTCACCTATCGTCAGGCGAAGGAACAGGTGGCTTCATCCAAGGAAAATGTACAGAAGGCTCAGACCAACCTGGGCTACGCTACCATCACGTCGCCTATCGATGGTACCGTTATCTCGAAGAGCGTAGAGGAAGGCCAAACCGTAGCGGCAAGCTTCAACACCCCAGAACTCTTCACTATTGCCAAGGACCTGACCAACATGCAGGTAGTGGCAAACGTGGATGAGGCAGACATCGGCGGTGTGAAAGAAGGCGACCGTGTTACCTTCACCGTAGATGCTTATCCGGATGATACCTTCGAGGGAACCGTAAAGCAGGTGCGCCTGGAAGCAACGACTACCAACAATGTGGTTACTTACGAGGTGGTAATATCTGCTCCAAATGCAGACCTCAAGCTGAAGCCTGGTCTGACAGCCAATGTCACCATCTACACCCAGGAGCGCAGTGGCGTACTCGCTGTAGCCAACAAGGCTTTGCGTTTTACTCCTACCAAGGAAACCGTGGGCAAGGATATGAAAATTGTGGATTGCAAGGGCAAGAACAAGGTATGGACCCTCAGCGACAAGACCCTCACAGCCCATTCCGTAACCATCGGTCAGACCGACGGAGTGCACACCGAAATCATCAAGGGTATCAAAAAGGGACAGAAGATTGTAACAGAAATCATCGTCAATACGCCTGAGGAGGAAGAGGATGCCCAGCAGAGCCAAGGTCTGATCAGTGGTCCTGGCCCTAGAGGAAAAAAGAAATAAGACAGAAGGCATAATTTATAATTAATAATTTACAATTTATAGTTAAGAATTATGGCTGAAAATATTGATAACAAAGAGAAGAAGGTTGTCATCGAGCTGGACAACGTGAGGCGCAACTTCATGGTAGGCGACGAGGTGGTGCATGCCCTGAAGGGCGTGAGCTTTAAGATATACGAAGGCGAGTTCGTTACGATCATGGGTAAGTCGGGTTCGGGTAAATCTACCCTATTGAACCAGCTGGGATGTCTCGACACGCCATCCAGCGGCGAATACTATCTGGATGGTGTCAGCGTAAGAAAGATGAGCCGCAACGACCGTGCCATCCTCCGCAACCGCAAGATTGGTTTCATCTTCCAGAACTACAACCTTCTGCCGAAGACTACCAGTGTGGAGAATGTGGAGCTGCCACTGATGTACAATCCTTCCGTTACTGCCGAGGAGCGCAAGCAGCGTGCCATCGAAGCCTTGAAGGCTGTGGGCTTGGGCGAGCGACTCTATCACAAGAGTAACCAGATGTCGGGTGGACAGATGCAGCGTGTGGCCATCGCCAGAGCTCTGGTGAACGACCCTGCCGTGATTCTCGCCGATGAGGCTACGGGTAACCTCGATACCCGAACCAGTTTCGAGATTCTCGTACTCTTCCAGAAGCTCTATGCCGAGGGAAGAACCATCATCTTCGTAACTCACAACCCAGACATCGCCAACTATTCGAGCCGCAACATCGAGCTGCGAGATGGTCATATCATCAGTGATACCTACAACGACCATATCCTCTCGGCAGCCGAAGGCCTTGCCGCATTGCCAGCCAATACGGACGAATAGGAGAAGTGAAGAACGAAGAGTGAAGAGTGAAGAATTCAACAGCTTTACTAATCATAAAGTTCAATGTTCAAAATTCAAAGTTCAAAGTAAATGAATTATCAGAATCTTTTAAAGATAGCCCTCCGAGCGATAGCAGCCAACAAGATGCGCTCCTTCCTCACAGCCCTGGGTATCATCATTGGTATCGCAGCCGTGATTACGATGCTTGCCATCGGACAGGGAAGCAAGGCGAGCATCAAGGCGAACATCGCCGAGATGGGTTCCAATATGATCATGATTTCGCCGGGTGCCGACATGAGAGGCGGTGTAAGACAGGATGCCTCATCGATGGAGACCCTGAAGCAGACTGACTATCAGACCATCAAGGATGAGTGCAACTATATCAGTGCCATCTCGCCTACCGTAAACAGCGCCGGACAGTGGATCTACGGCAACAACAATACCCAGAGCAGCATCTATGGCGTGAACCAGGATTATCTCAGCATCCGACAGTTGAAAGTAGCTGACGGAGAAATGTTTACCGATGCCGACATCAAGGCGGCAGCCAAGGTTTGCATCCTGGGTCAGACGGTGGTAGATTACCTCTTTCCAGACGGCAGCGACCCTATCGGTAAGGTGGTGCGCTTCAACAGCATCCCTTTCCGTGTAGTAGGCGTGCTCAAGAAAAAAGGCTACAATAGTATGGGTATGGACCAGGACGACCTGGTACTGGCGCCTTACACCACCGTGATGAAACGACTCCTGGCACAGACTTACCTGGGCGGCATCGTATGCTCGGCCATTACCGAGGAGGCTTCGCAGCCAGCACAAGACCAGATTAGCGACATCCTGCGCCGCAACCACAAACTGAAGGATGCCACCGCCACCACAGAGGCAGATGAAGACGACTTCAATATCCGTTCGCAGGAGGAAATATCCAGCATGATGAACTCCACCATGTCAACCATCACCATCCTGCTCGGATCCGTGGCAGGCATCTCATTACTGGTGGGCGGTATCGGAATCATGAACATCATGTATGTTTCCGTAACCGAGCGAACCCGGGAGATTGGTCTTAGAATGAGTGTGGGTGCCCGAGGCATCGACATTCTGAACCAATTTTTGATTGAGGCTATCCTGCTGTCAGTAACAGGTGGTATCATTGGAGTGATATTGGGCGTGAGTCTATCGCTCAGTCTGAATGCCTTCCTGCACATCGCCACTCAGATTGAGCCATGGAGTATCATCATGAGTTTTGCCGTATGTACCTTCACCGGAGTATTCTTCGGCTGGTATCCTGCGAAGAAGGCAGCCCGTCTCGACCCGATTGAGGCGATAAGATATGAATAAAATTCGAAATATATTTGGTTAATACAAAATAAAGTTGTACTTTTGCGTCTGCAAAGTGCAACTTTTTTTGTTACCGGAAAGATTCAGGAAAGATTCTGAAAAAATTCTGAAAATATTTAAGAAGGTTACAGGAAAGAAGCACCGAGTAAAAAGAAAGTAAACATTTAAAAGACAGACAATTATGAGATTTATAGGAATCATTCCAGCACGATACGCCTCAACGCGTTTCCCAGGTAAGCCACTCGCCATGCTTGGTGGCAAACCAGTAATCCAGCACGTTTATGAGAAAGTAGCAGCCGTCTTGGAGGAAGCCTACGTGGCTACCGACGACGAGCGCATCCTCAATGCCGTGGAGGCTTTTGGCGGTAAGGCGGTGATGACCCGCACCGACCACAAGAGCGGTACCGACCGCATAGAGGAAGCCATCGAAAAGATTGGCGGCGATTGGGATGTCATCGTCAATGTGCAGGGCGATGAGCCTTTCGTGGCAAAAAGCCAGTTGGAAACCATCTGCCACTGCTTCGACGACCCAACCACCCAGATTGCTACCCTGGGCAAGGCATTTACATCAATGGAGGCTGTGGAGAATCCAAACAGTCCGAAGATTGCCGTGAGCAACCAGGGCTTTGCTCTCTACTTCTCCCGCAGCGTCATCCCATACGTAAGAGGCAAGGAGCGCAAGGACTGGCTCAACAACTTCCCTTACCTGAAGCATCTGGGCATATATGCTTACCGCAAGGAAGTGCTCAAGGAAGTAACCCAGTTGCCACAGAGTTCTCTGGAGATTGCAGAGAGCCTGGAGCAGTTGCGCTGGTTACAGAATGGCTATAAGATTAAGGTGGGAACCACCGATGTGGAGACCGTAGGCATTGATACCCCAGAAGACTTGAAACGAGCAGAAGAGTTCTTAAAGAGTTTATAGTTTATAGTTGACAATTTATAGCTTACAGTTTACAGATAAAAGAGATAGGAGTTACAGGGAGAGATGAACAAGAATCAGATAGAAAATATCGTGAGTAATTACATCGTGCGCCACAACATGTGGAAGCACGCTGGCTTTTATATCGTTGCCCTTTCGGGAGGAGCCGACAGCGTAGCCTTGCTGCTCATCCTGAAAAGCATCGGCATGCCCGTAGAGGCCGCCCACTGTAACTTCCATCTGCGTGGCGAAGAAAGTGATCGCGACGAACAATTCTGCGTGGATCTGTGCGAACATGAAGGCATTGCCCTGCACCGCATCCACTTCGATACATTTACCTATGCCGAAAAGCACAAGGTGAGCATCGAGATGGCGGCGCGCGACCTGCGCTATCGCTATTTCGCCCAACTCGCCAAAGACATCAATGCCGATGGCATCTGCGTGGCACACCATCGTGATGACAACGTGGAAACCCTGCTGCTCAACCTGCTCAGAGGTTCGGGCGTGGACGGACTCGCTGCCATCGCTCCCCAAAACGGCAACATCCTGCGACCGCTGCTCTGCATCAGCCGACAGGATGTGCTCGACTATCTGGCAGAGAAGAAACAGGATTACGTAACCGATTCCACGAATCTGGAAGATGATGCCCTGCGCAACAAGATACGTCACCACGTGATTCCGCTGCTCGAAACGCTGAACCCTGCAGCCAGGGACAACATCGCCCAGTCGGCAAAATATCTGAGACAGGCAAAACTGATGCTCGACAATATGGAAAAAGACATGAAACCATCTGATGCCGACAATGCCGACAGCGTGATTTTCATTGACAAAGCCCCAATCATGATGGCGGCAAGTCAGGAATTCATGCTCCACAAACGCATCGGCAACTATGGATTCCATGGTGACACCATCGATAACATCATGAACGCTCTGAGGAATCAGGATGGCGGTATAGGAAAGGTTTGGAAAAGCAATGACTACATGCTAGCCATCGACCGAGAGCAACTGCTCATCACTCCGCTGGAGGCGCTGGACAACCTGCAGAAAGAGCGGGAATTCCGACTCCCCGAAGAAGGAAACTACACGCTCAACGACAGCACGAAAATCAAGCTCCGCCGCTATCCACGAACCGAAGACTTTGCACCAAGTAAAGAGAGCCATCGCATCACGCTGGATGCCGACAAGGTAAGCTTCCCACTCACCTACCGGCTAACAGCACAAGGCGACCGCTTCCAGCCATTCGGCATGAAGGGAACCAAACTCATCAGTGATTACCTCACCGACCGCAAACGAAACTACATGGAAAAGATGAGCCAGCATGTACTGACCGACAAGGAAGGCGAAATCATCTGGCTCATCGGAGAAAGGACATCCGACAGATGCAAAATCTCTCCTACCACCCAATCTATCCTGGAGATAGAAATGATGGAAAATCCGGATGCCCCACAGAAATGAGAAAAACAAGAGAGAATAGAAGAAACAGGGAAGGAATTGAAAAATGACAAACATCAGAAAAAGAGGCATCGGGATAGCCGGTGCCTTGTTGGTTATTCTACTTTTAGCTTTGGGATACTGGATCTATCGCTGCCAGAACCCCACAAGAGAAAGCGTGCAGGCTGCCAAGGCACGCATTGAAGTATACAGCAGCTACGAGATAAGAAGAGGCGACAAGACCTTGCTGCACTTCGACGAAGACACCACCACCCTAGCCGCCGTCTTCGTGAACCGCTGGGCACTGGTGCCATCCTGCCAGGGACGACTCGCAGCATCCTATGATGCCAGCATCACCAAAAACAAATACAAGGGGCTGGACGCCGACAGCGTGCTGGTGGAGAAGGTGGATTCGCTCGACAGTCTCTACAAAGATTCCAAATGGAAAGAGAGCGAGTTAGCCTACTACATCCACTCGCATAGCGTGATGGACCTGGGCTACAACAGAATCTGCGCATTCGAGAACCGGGAAAAGGTGTTGAGAGATTCAGCCAAGAAGATGCTCGACTCCCTGCACCATATCCAGGGCAAGGATTCATCGGGAAAAGTATCCAACGGCAAGGAAAAACTGCAACTGGTACACCTTATTATATATAAGGCATTCTACACCGACGAGAATGGCAAGACCCAAAGTGAAGACTGCAAGCTCATCGGAAGCATGGACGGCAAAAATACCCAAGGTTGCCATCTCTTCCAGCTGGCTTCAGAAACCACCCCAGATGGCATCTTCGGCATCGCACCCCGCACGGCTGCCGGCATCGTAACCCTGCAGGGAGTCACCCACAGGAAGCCTATCAACTATGAACTGAGACCCGATTCCCTGGGCTACTTCTCGGGTTCATACGACAGTCTGTACCAAGCCGAAGGCTATGGTGTATGGATAGGACACGATGGTACCTACTACGAGGGTGAATGGAAAGACGGCGAAAGAAACGGCTGGGGATTCAGCATCGCCCCCAAGAAACCGCTGAGAGTAGGCGAATGGAAGGCTGACAAATACAAGGGTGAGCGACTGGTCTATACATCGCAGCGCATCTACGGCATCGACATCTCCAAATACCAGCATGGCAAAGGCAAGAAGAAGTATCCTATCGACTGGAAGCGACTGCGCATCACCCACCTGGGAACCATCAGCAAGAAGACCGTGAATGGAAACGTGAACTTCCCAATCAGATATATCTACATCAAGAGTACGGAAGGAAAGTCTATCGTCAATCCTTTCTATAAGAAAGACTATAACGATGCACGCAAACACGGCTATCACGTAGGAACTTACCACTTCTTCAGCACCAGGAGTTCGGCTGCGGAACAGGCAAACCACTTCTTGCGCCATAGCCATATCCGCCGTGGCGATTTCCCTCCCGTTCTGGATTTGGAACCATTCCCAAGTCAGATTAAGCAGATGGGCGGTCCGGCTGTACTCTTCGCAAGGGTAAGAACATGGCTCCGACTGGTGGAAAGAGCCACCGGAGTGAAACCCATCCTCTACATCAGTCAGATGTTCGTAAACCGGTATCTTCCGCTTGCCCCCGACCTGAAGCACGACTACCTGGTGTGGATAGCCCGATATGGCGAATATAAGCCAGACATTCACCTGGTTTATTGGCAATTATGCCCCGACGGAAGGGTTGCCGGCATACACGGAACGGTGGACATCAACGTCTTCAATGGTTACCAAAAAGCATTCGATAAATTCGCTAAGAATGAAGCAGTTAGATAAAATTTCAAAAAACCAAGAGTTTTAGGTTAAATAATGTTATCAGAAGTAACAACCTATTGAATATTTTACTATCTTTGCATTATTGTGTAACTAAAAGAAAGAGGGAATAGTTATTATGAGACAGCTGAAAATACAGAAAAGTATAACCAATCGAAATAGTGAGGCACTCGATAAATATCTGGTGGAAATAGGCAGAGCTCCTATGATTTCCATCGACGAAGAGATAGAACTGGCGCAGATTATCCGCAAGGGTGGCAGAGCCGGAGAGAGAGCCAAGAACAAGTTGGTAGAAGCCAACCTGCGATTTGTTGTGTCTGTAGCCAAGCAATATCAGCACCAGGGGCTTACCCTCACCGACCTGATAGACGAAGGCAACATCGGCCTCATCAAGGCAGCAGAGCGCTTTGACGAGACCCGAGGCTTCAAGTTCATCTCGTATGCAGTATGGTGGATTCGCCAGAGTATCCTACAGGCTATAGCCGAGCAGAGCAGAATCGTGAGACTGCCTTTGAACCAGGTGGGTTCGCTCAACAAGGTGAACCAGGAAATCAACAAGTTCGAACAGGAAAACCAGCGACGCCCTAGCGTTCAGGAGATTTCTGACAGAACCGGAGTGGATGAAGACAAGATTACGCAGAGCATCATGGCAAGCGGACACCACGTGAGCATCGATGCCCCATTCGGCGAGGACGACGATAACTCGATGGCCGACGTGATGTCAAGCGGCGATGACAGCCGAACCGACAAGCATGTGGACCACGAGAGTATGGCACAGGAGCTGAAGCAGGTTCTGAGCAAATGCCTCAAGGAAAGAGAGCGCAAGATAGTTTGTGCCTGCTTCGGTATCGATGAGACCGAGAAAGGACTTGAGGAGATTGGCGACAAGATGGGATTGACCCGTGAGCGCGTACGCCAGATCAGGGAAAAGAGCATCACCAAGCTCAGAGAGTCGGGAAAAATCGGCATTCTTATGAAATATCTGGGATAAAACCCATATTTAAAGATAAAAAGATGTAATAAAACAGATAAAGGTTTGGACATTTACATATAAATTAGTAACTTTGCAATCGGGTGCGGCAATCAGCCTCACCCGATTTTTTATATCTATATGAACAGGTATCTACTTCACATCATAGCCCTGACTGTCGCAGGATGCTGCCTGCCACTTACGGCAAGCGCTAAGAAATGCGATAAGAGCGACGCTCTCACCGACTCGGTGATGCGCCGCATATTCTGCTATGCCCAGCAAGTTGATACCACGGGCAGAGGCAACAGAACAAGCTATGCCTATACCAAGTTCCAGATGCGCACCAACAAGCGCAACGCCACCCTCATGCTCGTGCCTACAATGTATGCCATTTCGCATGGAGCCGGAAGAAAGTTTATCACCGAGTTTTACAACCGTATCACGGTGGATGAAAAAGGCTCTCCCCACATCAGCCGTCAGCTCAACCTCAGCACCATCCCTCATCGCAGAAACACGATGACATCGGTGTTGAACTACATGACCCCGAACGTATATGGAGAAACGCTCTTCCAGGAAAACATCCTGTCGCCATTCCACCGCACCAACAGGAGATACTACAGATACTCCGTCACTCCCCTGCCTTACGGCATGGCCCAGGTTTATGCCTATCCGCGCATCAAGAATACCCAACTGGTAGAAACACGAGCCATCGTACACGTCAAGAACGGACAGATATACCTCTGCGACTTCGAGGGCGAATACGACATGACCCGATTCTACATCTCGCTGACAATGGGCAAGGAAGGATTCAAGACGCTCGGACCCGCGAAATGCGACCTGAGAGCCAACTTCCAGTTTATGGGCAACAAGATTACGGGCAAATATACCACCATCTACGACCTGCCGAAAATATTAAGCGACAGCCTCAACAATGCAGAGGATACTACCCTGATGGCGAAAGTCCGCCCTATCAAGCTCAACACGGATGAGGAGATGATTTATCGTGATTACTACGATAAGATGGAAAGAAGAAAGAAACAGGAAAAAGCAGCTGAAGAAGAAAAGAAGACCGACTTCGTGAAGGATGTATTGTGGGATGTGGTGGGCGACAACCTGCTCAATCGCATATCCAGCGGATTCGGCAAAGAGAGCCAGGGATATTTCAGAATCGACCCTATCTTTAATCCCCTCTACATGGGATATTCACAGAAAAAGGGAGTGGTTTACAAGTTTAACCTGAGAGGCGAATATGCCTTCAACAGGAACCTGCAGATATCGCTGGGTATAAAAGGCGGTTACAGTTTCAAGCAGCACCGCTTCTACTTCAATGTGCCTGCCAGATTCAACTACAATGCCAAGCACGAGGGATTTCTGCAATTCCAGGTGGGTAACGGAAACAGAATCAACACCAACCGAGTGGCTAGACAGGCGCTGGGATATATCGAATCGAAAGATAGCATCGGCGACTTCTCACCAAGCGTGATTCCAGCCATCAAAGACGGGAAAACAGACTATACAGAGTTTAAAGACCAATACTATCGCCTGACCAACCATTGGCGATTCAACCCGAAATGGGCTTTCGAACTGGGCATGGTTTCACACAACCGTGTTGCCGTGAGACCGGAGTTCTATCACAAGATAGGCTATCCCGACAAATATAAATCTGTGGCACCAGCCTTCGGATTGGAATGGAGGCCCAAGGGCGAGAAAGGCGTCATACTGAAGTTTGACTACGAACAGGGAATCAAGAATCTATGGGGCGGCAACATCGACTACGGTAGAGCCGAGTTTGATGCCCAGACCATTCTCTACGCTTCCCGTCGCCGCTCCTACTCCATGCGCTTCGGCACAGGATTCTATACCATGCGCACAGCCCACTGGGACTTCGTGGATTACACCAACTTCCACAACAACAACATTCCTGGAGGCTGGAACGACGAATGGACGGGAGACTTTGAGCTGCTTTCCTCACAATGGTATAACGCCAGCGACTACTATCTGCGTGCCAACTGTACCTACGAGGCACCTATCATCCTGTCGGCATGGCTGCCGCTGGTGGGAAGATATTTCGAGAAAGAGCGATTCTACATCAGCGGTCTGGTAGTGAAGCATCTTACCCCTTATACAGAATGGGGATACGGACTGAGCACCCGCCTGGTATCACTGGGGTTCTTTGCCGCCTTCAGGGAACTGAAATTTGACGGTGTAGGTTGCCGATTCGGCTTCGAGCTGTTCAGAAACTGGTAGCGCTCATAGGCTATATCAGAAACAGGAAGCGCATCCTATGAATAAAAAAAATAAAAAGATAACAAGATATGAAATCACAACTTACTGTTTATAAGGCGAGTGCCGGTTCAGGTAAAACCTTTACTCTAGCTCGCGAATACATGACTCTGGTAATAGACAATCCCTATGCCTATCGCACCATCCTAGCCGTCACCTTCACCAACAAGGCGACGGAAGAGATGAAACTGCGTATCCTGGGACAGCTCTATGGCATCGCCCATCATCTGCCGGAGTCAGACCAATATCTGAACCAGATACATGAGGCATTGCCACATCTGTCTGAATCACAAATCAGAAAGAATGCAGAAGCGGCACTCCGACTGCTCATCCACAACTACAACTATTTTCATGTGCAGACCATCGATACCTTCTTCCAGAGTGTATTGAGAAACCTGGCACGAGAATTGGATCTTACTGCCAACCTCCGCATCGGACTCAACGACTACCAGGTGGAACAACAGGCTGTGGATGAACTCATCGAGAGTCTGGAAGACACTGACAAGCTGCTCTTCTGGATTATGGAATACATCAAGGAAAACATCGCAGACGACAAGGGCTGGAATGTAATCGGCCAGATCAAGTCGTTTGGCGAGCATATCTTCCGTGACTATTATAAGGAAAACGCCGACAAACTGTCGGAGCGTATGGCCGAAGACGGATTCTTCGAGGGATTCAAGGAGAAGATGAAGAACATCAAGAAGAAAGCCAAGGAGCAGTTTGACGAAATTGCCGCATCTTTCTTTGATGCACTCGAAGAAGGCGGATATTCTGCTGATGACCTGAGCGGAAAGACTCGAGGCATCTGGAGCTACTTCAACAAAATCAAGAATGGAAAGTACAGCGATGATGACCTGTTGAACCTGACCTTCACCAAGTGCATGGAAAGTCCGGACAACTGGGTGAAGAAAGCGGACGTGAAGAATCACACCGACCTCTATCAGCAGGTATCTTCCGTGCTCTATCCTATCCTCCAGTTCTCAGAACAGCACCGACCAACATTGGTCAAGATGTATAAGAGCGCCGACCTGACCGTGAAGCATCTCAACCAGTTGCGCCTGCTGGGCAGTATCGACAAGAAGGTGAGAACGATGAACCAGGAGGCAAACAGATTCCTGCTCAGCGACACCCAGACGCTGCTGCACTCACTCATCCAGGACAGCGACTCACCGTTTATCTTCGAGAAGATAGGTACCCAACTGAATCATGTGATGATAGATGAATTCCAGGATACCAGTACCATACAATGGAAGAACTTCAAGGTGCTTCTGGAAGAAACCATGAGCCGCGAGGATGCCGGCAACCTGATAGTAGGCGACGTGAAGCAGAGCATCTATCGCTGGCGTTCAGGAGACTGGAGATTGCTCAACAACATCGAGTCGGAATTCATTAATCCGAAGAAACAGCTCGACATAGAAACCCTCGACACCAACTACCGTTCCGACCGCAACGTCATCGACTTCAACAATGCCTTCTTCGTTGAGGCAGCCAAGCAGGAATACGAAAACCTGAAGGAAGCCATGCCGGAAGAAGCACAGCAGTTGCTCAATGCCTACGCTGACGTGGAGCAGAAAGTGCCTGCAAACAAAAGAGCACAAGGCTACGTGGAAATCAAACTGCTCAAGACCCAGGAAGACGAGGATACTGCCGACGAGAGCACAGGCAAAGGAAAAGGCGAAAGAATGATGCAACTCTGTCTAGAGACGGTGGACAAACTGGTGGCACGCGGTGTGCCAACCAACAAAATCGCCATTCTGGTGCGCAACAACCAGACCATCCAGGACATCGCAGAATACTTCATGAACCATTCCGACTACGAGATGGTTTCGGATGAGGCATTCCGACTCGATGCTTCGCAGGCAGTGCAGACACTCGTCACCGCCCTTCATTACCTGATGCACCCCAACGATGACATCGCCCGTGCCACCCTGCTTAAGTATGCCCTGACCTATCTGGACAGCGAAGAACTGGTGAACCTGCTTACCAGCAACAGACAGGAATATCTGGAGATTCCCCTGCTCGACCTGACCGAACGACTCTTCACAGAGTTCCGACTGGGCGAAGTAGAAGACATGAAAGCCCAAAGTGCCTACGTATGCGCATTCTACGACAAGCTGAATGCCTTCCTCGCAGACAACAGCAGCGACATCGAAGCCTTCCTGCAGGAATGGGATGCCAATCTTCACGGAAAGAGTATCCACTGTGACGGTACCGACGGAATCAGACTACTGACCATCCACAAAAGTAAAGGATTGGAGTACGACCACGTAATCATGCCTTACTGCGACTGGCAGCTGGAGAAATCGAATACCATCTGGTGCACGCCGCAGGAGGAACCATACAATGAGTTGCCACTCGTACCTGTGGATTTCAGTGCCGGTCAGATGAAACAGAGCATCTATGAACCAGACTATCATCACGAGCATCTGCAAAACATGGTAGACAACCTCAACCTGCTCTACGTGGCATTCACCCGAGCCGGACATAATCTCTATGTCTTCGGCAAACGTGCCACCCAGAACTATCGCTCCAGCATCATCGAACTGTCGCTTGACCAGGTGGCAGAGAAACTGAAAAAGGCACAGGAGTCCATTTCGCCATTAGCCGAAGACAAGGAAGTTCCGGTAGAAATTCATGGACTGGGTACCGACAGCAAAACCTCAGACATCGTCTTCACCTATGGCGAGCCATATATACCGAAGAAAAAGGTGGTCATGGAAATGAAGCTCAACTCGAATGTATTCACGCTCCCTTCGGAAATGATGGAGACAGAAATCATCGTATCATCCAAGATGCCTGAATTCAAGCAGAGTAACAAGAG
The Segatella copri DNA segment above includes these coding regions:
- a CDS encoding DUF5686 family protein, with the protein product MNRYLLHIIALTVAGCCLPLTASAKKCDKSDALTDSVMRRIFCYAQQVDTTGRGNRTSYAYTKFQMRTNKRNATLMLVPTMYAISHGAGRKFITEFYNRITVDEKGSPHISRQLNLSTIPHRRNTMTSVLNYMTPNVYGETLFQENILSPFHRTNRRYYRYSVTPLPYGMAQVYAYPRIKNTQLVETRAIVHVKNGQIYLCDFEGEYDMTRFYISLTMGKEGFKTLGPAKCDLRANFQFMGNKITGKYTTIYDLPKILSDSLNNAEDTTLMAKVRPIKLNTDEEMIYRDYYDKMERRKKQEKAAEEEKKTDFVKDVLWDVVGDNLLNRISSGFGKESQGYFRIDPIFNPLYMGYSQKKGVVYKFNLRGEYAFNRNLQISLGIKGGYSFKQHRFYFNVPARFNYNAKHEGFLQFQVGNGNRINTNRVARQALGYIESKDSIGDFSPSVIPAIKDGKTDYTEFKDQYYRLTNHWRFNPKWAFELGMVSHNRVAVRPEFYHKIGYPDKYKSVAPAFGLEWRPKGEKGVILKFDYEQGIKNLWGGNIDYGRAEFDAQTILYASRRRSYSMRFGTGFYTMRTAHWDFVDYTNFHNNNIPGGWNDEWTGDFELLSSQWYNASDYYLRANCTYEAPIILSAWLPLVGRYFEKERFYISGLVVKHLTPYTEWGYGLSTRLVSLGFFAAFRELKFDGVGCRFGFELFRNW
- a CDS encoding UvrD-helicase domain-containing protein, encoding MKSQLTVYKASAGSGKTFTLAREYMTLVIDNPYAYRTILAVTFTNKATEEMKLRILGQLYGIAHHLPESDQYLNQIHEALPHLSESQIRKNAEAALRLLIHNYNYFHVQTIDTFFQSVLRNLARELDLTANLRIGLNDYQVEQQAVDELIESLEDTDKLLFWIMEYIKENIADDKGWNVIGQIKSFGEHIFRDYYKENADKLSERMAEDGFFEGFKEKMKNIKKKAKEQFDEIAASFFDALEEGGYSADDLSGKTRGIWSYFNKIKNGKYSDDDLLNLTFTKCMESPDNWVKKADVKNHTDLYQQVSSVLYPILQFSEQHRPTLVKMYKSADLTVKHLNQLRLLGSIDKKVRTMNQEANRFLLSDTQTLLHSLIQDSDSPFIFEKIGTQLNHVMIDEFQDTSTIQWKNFKVLLEETMSREDAGNLIVGDVKQSIYRWRSGDWRLLNNIESEFINPKKQLDIETLDTNYRSDRNVIDFNNAFFVEAAKQEYENLKEAMPEEAQQLLNAYADVEQKVPANKRAQGYVEIKLLKTQEDEDTADESTGKGKGERMMQLCLETVDKLVARGVPTNKIAILVRNNQTIQDIAEYFMNHSDYEMVSDEAFRLDASQAVQTLVTALHYLMHPNDDIARATLLKYALTYLDSEELVNLLTSNRQEYLEIPLLDLTERLFTEFRLGEVEDMKAQSAYVCAFYDKLNAFLADNSSDIEAFLQEWDANLHGKSIHCDGTDGIRLLTIHKSKGLEYDHVIMPYCDWQLEKSNTIWCTPQEEPYNELPLVPVDFSAGQMKQSIYEPDYHHEHLQNMVDNLNLLYVAFTRAGHNLYVFGKRATQNYRSSIIELSLDQVAEKLKKAQESISPLAEDKEVPVEIHGLGTDSKTSDIVFTYGEPYIPKKKVVMEMKLNSNVFTLPSEMMETEIIVSSKMPEFKQSNKSRDLIVGDEEEEQQKYYIKMGTVLHSLFSTIRTHDDIDGALKQLELDGVLYDENISKEKVREMIRKRLESDKVNDWFSDRWEIFNECSIISMNKGKMEVHRPDRVMKDENETIVVDFKFGKPRQEYHDQVKGYMDLLSGMGHPNVKGYLWYVYPNKIVEVK
- a CDS encoding RNA polymerase sigma factor RpoD/SigA — translated: MRQLKIQKSITNRNSEALDKYLVEIGRAPMISIDEEIELAQIIRKGGRAGERAKNKLVEANLRFVVSVAKQYQHQGLTLTDLIDEGNIGLIKAAERFDETRGFKFISYAVWWIRQSILQAIAEQSRIVRLPLNQVGSLNKVNQEINKFEQENQRRPSVQEISDRTGVDEDKITQSIMASGHHVSIDAPFGEDDDNSMADVMSSGDDSRTDKHVDHESMAQELKQVLSKCLKERERKIVCACFGIDETEKGLEEIGDKMGLTRERVRQIREKSITKLRESGKIGILMKYLG